Proteins from a single region of Apium graveolens cultivar Ventura chromosome 7, ASM990537v1, whole genome shotgun sequence:
- the LOC141674105 gene encoding uncharacterized protein LOC141674105 yields MLDEHNRLVKGFRIARERVRKNAVDEFKLVLISSSSISGRPNHIAPSNEVAGLIVTSPYAKGCRDTVIDSRVDGLQRIFETDPHFMQLQYPLLFPHGDIGYYREIPLNRHVKHSKRDVEVTESEDPDEKCARTYITMRKFYNYKLMIRLSEGLTPHLGGRLWQQYVVDAFTVIEQYILDWIRDHQTTIRSNLYHNIRDTMQKGDRNPSNIGKAIILPASLTGSKRYMTQYFKDSLTICRTLGHPSLFLTMTTNTKWPEIQRMLKHLPGVDVADAPDVVARVFKMKVDQLMDMIKKKNCFGRCIGVMHVIEFQKRGLPHAHILIWLHPDDRPKITEQIDKMVSAEIPDPEIDLVGYNAVSNYIIHGPCGPDYTKSPCMVKGNCIKHFPKRYNSHTFFDECGFPIYKRRTGITINKKGVNLDNCFVVPFNRDLLVHFQYHMNLEICNNSRSLKYLFKYCLKGHDTIIMCLRKTRTGTSAIILKKAPKGPINEVKHYLDGRYVCASKASWRIFAFDIHSRWPSIERLPIHLLGEKYVSFKAGDVLKDVCDKAI; encoded by the exons ATGTTGGATGAGCATAACAGGTTGGTTAAAGGTTTCCGTATTGCTCGCGAAAGGGTTAGGAAAAATGCAGTAGATGAGTTTAAATTGGTTCTGATTTCATCGAGTTCAATAAGTGGCCGACCAAATCACATTGCTCCATCAAATGAGGTAGCAGGATTGATTGTTACTTCTCCTTATGCAAAAGGCTGTCGAGATACTGTAATTGATTCTAGAGTTGACGGATTACAGAGGATTTTTGAGACCGATCCACATTTCATGCAACTTCAATATCCATTACTTTTCCCTCACGGAGATATTGGATATTACCGTGAGATCCCATTAAATAGGCATGTGAAGCATTCTAAGAGAGACGTAGAAGTTACCGAATCTGAAGATCCTGACGAAAAATGTGCTAGAACGTATATTACAATGAGAaagttttataattataaactaATGATACGTCTTTCAGAAG GTTTGACACCACATCTTGGAGGTCGTTTATGGCAGCAATATGTTGTGGATGCTTTCACCGTAATTGAGCAGTACATATTGGACTGGATTAGAGACCATCAAACTACTATAAGATCTAATCTCTACCATAATATTAGAGATACAATGCAAAAGGGAGATAGAAATCCATCCAATATTGGTAAAGCAATCATTCTTCCCGCTTCATTGACCGGAAGTAAGCGCTATATGACTCAGTATTTTAAAGACTCATTAACAATATGTCGAACTTTAGGACATCCTTCATTGTTCCTTACTATGACCACTAATACAAAATGGCCCGAAATTCAGCGCATGTTAAAACATTTGCCTGGTGTTGATGTTGCTGACGCACCTGATGTTGTAGCCAGAGTCTTTAAAATGAAGGTTGATCAACTTATGGATATGATTAAAAAGAAAAATTGTTTTGGCAGATGTATAGGAG TGATGCATGTAATTGAATTCCAGAAGCGTGGATTGCCTCACGCTCATATATTAATTTGGTTGCACCCCGACGATAGACCTAAAATAACTGAACAAATTGATAAAATGGTATCAGCTGAAATTCCCGATCCAGAAATTGATCTAGTTGGATATAATGCCGTGAGCAATTATATAATCCACGGACCATGTGGTCCTGATTATACTAAATCTCCATGCATGGTCAAAGGAAACTGTATAAAGCATTTTCCTAAGCG GTATAATTCTCATACATTTTTTGATGAGTGTGGATTCCCCATATATAAAAGGAGGACTGGAATTACTATTAACAAGAAGGGGGTCAATCTTGATAATTGCTTTGTTGTCCCATTCAATCGCGATCTTTTGGTGCATTTTCAATATCACATGAATCTGGAGATTTGCAATAATTCaagatcattaaagtaccttttcaAATACTGTCTAAAGGGTCATGACACGATAATAATGTGTTTGAGGAAAACACGTACAGGTACTTCTGCAATAATCCTAAAAAAAGCACCAAAAGGTCCGATTAATGAGGTAAAACATTATTTGGATGGAAGATATGTTTGCGCGTCAAAAGCATCTTGGAGGATATTTGCTTTTGACATTCATTCCCGTTGGCCATCGATAGAGAGGTTACCGATACATTTACTAGGCGAGAAGTATGTTTCGTTTAAGGCTGGAGATGTCTTAAAGGATGTTTGTGACAAGGCAATATAA